In a genomic window of Clavelina lepadiformis chromosome 7, kaClaLepa1.1, whole genome shotgun sequence:
- the LOC143465938 gene encoding G-protein coupled receptor 84-like isoform X1 — translation MTQLSASHLFVAILNRRKYYLAFKRCKRLFTEIFLTAEMELTVNPTIDGIIAATDSLESNLVTNATPVNGPNPEIVSFRYFGIVVAVYAIVVGSIGNLLTILAFFSNRKLRTTFNVFVVNLSVVDFLTASAMLPFNLAGYVQMQWPFGNSSFTTRLQAFFYFCCGYTSVVFLVAITINRFIGVFQPTRYEELFKQERLVLTMVVCWTFAPICLLPFLVGTDSSCSSPGQALTGYHAGQFLCTFVCLPKIGWYPYMQFTRVVFQFLPLGVMILAYGSIFYKLRNKAEQLIRTRTMSLQSTQSTSLSVNGELNPALIKKDKPGSVKMRAMMQRRASNTDMKRNKENKRMLLISVAICVGFMVTFLPSVIINLIPGSGKFDPRLHMMASNLSWFNSSINPVIYVILNRRFRKEYIRLIKMGFGRVKGSFVHESTSAVHQRQVSNGKSPKKEKSCSNYSSSVAVNENLMIQDKEPTCV, via the exons ATGACGCAGCTTAGTGCAAGTCACTTGTTCGTAGCAATACTAAATAGAAGGAAATATTATTTAGCATTTAAGAGGTGCAAAAG GTTGTTTACTGAAATCTTCTTAACCGCTGAAATGGAGCTTACAGTAAATCCGACCATAGATGGTATTATCGCCGCAACCGATAGCTTGGAAAGTAATCTTGTCACCAACGCCACGCCAGTGAATGGTCCAAACCCTGAGATCGTTTCTTTTCG CTATTTTGGAATCGTTGTGGCCGTTTATGCTATTGTTGTTGGCAGTATCGGAAACTTGTTGACAATTCTTGCTTTTTTTTCCAATCGTAAACTGAGAACCACATTCAACGTTTTCGTCGTCAATCTCAGTGTGGTTGATTTCTTGACCGCATCTGCTATGCTTCCATTCAATTTGGCTGGTTACGTACAAATGCAGTG GCCGTTTGGAAACAGCTCGTTCACAACCAGACTGCAGgcttttttctatttctgcTGTGGTTACACTTCTGTCGTTTTCTTGGTGGCAATTACAATAAACAGATTCATTGGCGTTTTCCAACCAACACGCTACGAGGAACTGTTTAAGCAGGAAAG ATTGGTGCTTACGATGGTGGTTTGTTGGACTTTTGCTCCAATCTGCCTCTTACCGTTTCTTGTTGGGACTGATTCCTCATGCTCGAGCCCAGGTCAAGCGCTGACAGGGTATCACGCCGGCCAATTTCTTTGCACCTTTGTTTGCTTGCCTAAAATAGGCTGGTACCCTTACATGCAG TTTACCCGGGTTGTATTTCAATTTCTACCGCTTGGTGTCATGATACTCGCGTATGGATCGATTTTCTACAAGCTGCGCAATAAAGCCGAGCAGCTAATTAGGACCCGTACGATGAGCCTACAATCCACTCAAAGCACTTCACTATCTGTCAACGGTGAACTTAACCCAGCCCTGATAAAG AAAGACAAACCTGGAAGTGTCAAGATGCGTGCCATGATGCAAAGAAGAGCGAGCAACACAGACATGAA gagaaacaaagaaaacaaaagaatgCTACTGATTAGCGTAGCCATTTGTGTGGGATTTATGGTCACCTTCTTGCCGAGTGTCATCATTAACTTAATCCCCGGAAG CGGTAAATTCGATCCCCGTTTGCATATGATGGCTTCCAATCTTTCATGGTTCAACAGCTCGATAAACCCGGTTATCTATGTCATCTTAAACCGTCGCTTCCGAAAAGAGTATATCCGTCTGATTAAGATGGGTTTTGGCAGAGTTAAAGGATCGTTTGTACACGAAAGTACTTCAGCAGTTCATCAACGCCAAGTCAGCAACGGGAAGAGtccaaagaaagaaaaatccTGCAGCAACTACAGTTCTTCCGTTGCTGTGAATGAAAACCTGATGATCCAGGACAAAGAGCCCACTTGTGTTTAA
- the LOC143465938 gene encoding orexin receptor type 2-like isoform X3 — protein MTQLSASHLFVAILNRRKYYLAFKRCKRLFTEIFLTAEMELTVNPTIDGIIAATDSLESNLVTNATPVNGPNPEIVSFRYFGIVVAVYAIVVGSIGNLLTILAFFSNRKLRTTFNVFVVNLSVVDFLTASAMLPFNLAGYVQMQWPFGNSSFTTRLQAFFYFCCGYTSVVFLVAITINRFIGVFQPTRYEELFKQERLVLTMVVCWTFAPICLLPFLVGTDSSCSSPGQALTGYHAGQFLCTFVCLPKIGWYPYMQFTRVVFQFLPLGVMILAYGSIFYKLRNKAEQLIRTRTMSLQSTQSTSLSVNGELNPALIKKDKPGSVKMRAMMQRRASNTDMKRNKENKRMLLISVAICVGFMVTFLPSVIINLIPGRVKGSFVHESTSAVHQRQVSNGKSPKKEKSCSNYSSSVAVNENLMIQDKEPTCV, from the exons ATGACGCAGCTTAGTGCAAGTCACTTGTTCGTAGCAATACTAAATAGAAGGAAATATTATTTAGCATTTAAGAGGTGCAAAAG GTTGTTTACTGAAATCTTCTTAACCGCTGAAATGGAGCTTACAGTAAATCCGACCATAGATGGTATTATCGCCGCAACCGATAGCTTGGAAAGTAATCTTGTCACCAACGCCACGCCAGTGAATGGTCCAAACCCTGAGATCGTTTCTTTTCG CTATTTTGGAATCGTTGTGGCCGTTTATGCTATTGTTGTTGGCAGTATCGGAAACTTGTTGACAATTCTTGCTTTTTTTTCCAATCGTAAACTGAGAACCACATTCAACGTTTTCGTCGTCAATCTCAGTGTGGTTGATTTCTTGACCGCATCTGCTATGCTTCCATTCAATTTGGCTGGTTACGTACAAATGCAGTG GCCGTTTGGAAACAGCTCGTTCACAACCAGACTGCAGgcttttttctatttctgcTGTGGTTACACTTCTGTCGTTTTCTTGGTGGCAATTACAATAAACAGATTCATTGGCGTTTTCCAACCAACACGCTACGAGGAACTGTTTAAGCAGGAAAG ATTGGTGCTTACGATGGTGGTTTGTTGGACTTTTGCTCCAATCTGCCTCTTACCGTTTCTTGTTGGGACTGATTCCTCATGCTCGAGCCCAGGTCAAGCGCTGACAGGGTATCACGCCGGCCAATTTCTTTGCACCTTTGTTTGCTTGCCTAAAATAGGCTGGTACCCTTACATGCAG TTTACCCGGGTTGTATTTCAATTTCTACCGCTTGGTGTCATGATACTCGCGTATGGATCGATTTTCTACAAGCTGCGCAATAAAGCCGAGCAGCTAATTAGGACCCGTACGATGAGCCTACAATCCACTCAAAGCACTTCACTATCTGTCAACGGTGAACTTAACCCAGCCCTGATAAAG AAAGACAAACCTGGAAGTGTCAAGATGCGTGCCATGATGCAAAGAAGAGCGAGCAACACAGACATGAA gagaaacaaagaaaacaaaagaatgCTACTGATTAGCGTAGCCATTTGTGTGGGATTTATGGTCACCTTCTTGCCGAGTGTCATCATTAACTTAATCCCCGGAAG AGTTAAAGGATCGTTTGTACACGAAAGTACTTCAGCAGTTCATCAACGCCAAGTCAGCAACGGGAAGAGtccaaagaaagaaaaatccTGCAGCAACTACAGTTCTTCCGTTGCTGTGAATGAAAACCTGATGATCCAGGACAAAGAGCCCACTTGTGTTTAA
- the LOC143465938 gene encoding G-protein coupled receptor 84-like isoform X2 yields MFIYRLFTEIFLTAEMELTVNPTIDGIIAATDSLESNLVTNATPVNGPNPEIVSFRYFGIVVAVYAIVVGSIGNLLTILAFFSNRKLRTTFNVFVVNLSVVDFLTASAMLPFNLAGYVQMQWPFGNSSFTTRLQAFFYFCCGYTSVVFLVAITINRFIGVFQPTRYEELFKQERLVLTMVVCWTFAPICLLPFLVGTDSSCSSPGQALTGYHAGQFLCTFVCLPKIGWYPYMQFTRVVFQFLPLGVMILAYGSIFYKLRNKAEQLIRTRTMSLQSTQSTSLSVNGELNPALIKKDKPGSVKMRAMMQRRASNTDMKRNKENKRMLLISVAICVGFMVTFLPSVIINLIPGSGKFDPRLHMMASNLSWFNSSINPVIYVILNRRFRKEYIRLIKMGFGRVKGSFVHESTSAVHQRQVSNGKSPKKEKSCSNYSSSVAVNENLMIQDKEPTCV; encoded by the exons ATGTTCATATATAG GTTGTTTACTGAAATCTTCTTAACCGCTGAAATGGAGCTTACAGTAAATCCGACCATAGATGGTATTATCGCCGCAACCGATAGCTTGGAAAGTAATCTTGTCACCAACGCCACGCCAGTGAATGGTCCAAACCCTGAGATCGTTTCTTTTCG CTATTTTGGAATCGTTGTGGCCGTTTATGCTATTGTTGTTGGCAGTATCGGAAACTTGTTGACAATTCTTGCTTTTTTTTCCAATCGTAAACTGAGAACCACATTCAACGTTTTCGTCGTCAATCTCAGTGTGGTTGATTTCTTGACCGCATCTGCTATGCTTCCATTCAATTTGGCTGGTTACGTACAAATGCAGTG GCCGTTTGGAAACAGCTCGTTCACAACCAGACTGCAGgcttttttctatttctgcTGTGGTTACACTTCTGTCGTTTTCTTGGTGGCAATTACAATAAACAGATTCATTGGCGTTTTCCAACCAACACGCTACGAGGAACTGTTTAAGCAGGAAAG ATTGGTGCTTACGATGGTGGTTTGTTGGACTTTTGCTCCAATCTGCCTCTTACCGTTTCTTGTTGGGACTGATTCCTCATGCTCGAGCCCAGGTCAAGCGCTGACAGGGTATCACGCCGGCCAATTTCTTTGCACCTTTGTTTGCTTGCCTAAAATAGGCTGGTACCCTTACATGCAG TTTACCCGGGTTGTATTTCAATTTCTACCGCTTGGTGTCATGATACTCGCGTATGGATCGATTTTCTACAAGCTGCGCAATAAAGCCGAGCAGCTAATTAGGACCCGTACGATGAGCCTACAATCCACTCAAAGCACTTCACTATCTGTCAACGGTGAACTTAACCCAGCCCTGATAAAG AAAGACAAACCTGGAAGTGTCAAGATGCGTGCCATGATGCAAAGAAGAGCGAGCAACACAGACATGAA gagaaacaaagaaaacaaaagaatgCTACTGATTAGCGTAGCCATTTGTGTGGGATTTATGGTCACCTTCTTGCCGAGTGTCATCATTAACTTAATCCCCGGAAG CGGTAAATTCGATCCCCGTTTGCATATGATGGCTTCCAATCTTTCATGGTTCAACAGCTCGATAAACCCGGTTATCTATGTCATCTTAAACCGTCGCTTCCGAAAAGAGTATATCCGTCTGATTAAGATGGGTTTTGGCAGAGTTAAAGGATCGTTTGTACACGAAAGTACTTCAGCAGTTCATCAACGCCAAGTCAGCAACGGGAAGAGtccaaagaaagaaaaatccTGCAGCAACTACAGTTCTTCCGTTGCTGTGAATGAAAACCTGATGATCCAGGACAAAGAGCCCACTTGTGTTTAA